A region of Cataglyphis hispanica isolate Lineage 1 chromosome 8, ULB_Chis1_1.0, whole genome shotgun sequence DNA encodes the following proteins:
- the LOC126851335 gene encoding programmed cell death protein 6 isoform X1, with amino-acid sequence MSFVSPMPSQEFLWSVFQRVDKDRSGAISADELQQALSNGTWTPFNPETVRLMIGMFDTDKIDPATGMFDKNQTGTVSFEEFGALWKYVTDWENCFRSFDRDNSGNIDRNELKTALTNFGYRLSDQIIDMLIRKYDRAGRGTIYFDDFIQCCIVLYTLTSAFRRLDTDLDGVITIHYEQFLGMVFNLKI; translated from the exons ATGTCTTTCGTCTCGCCCATGCCTAGCCAGGAATTTCTTTGGAGCGTATTCCAAAG GGTAGATAAAGACAGATCTGGTGCAATTTCTGCAGATGAATTACAACAAGCTCTCTCAAATGGTACATGGACACCATTTAATCCAGAAACTGTTCGTTTAATGATtg GTATGTTTGACACTGACAAAATCGATCCTGCTACAGGTATGTTCGATAAAAACCAAACTGGTACTGTGAGTTTTGAAGAATTTGGAGCATTATGGAAATATGTTACTGACTGGGAGAATTGTTTTCGATCATTTGATCGTGATAACAGTGGCAACATTGATCGCAATGAATTAAAGACTGCTCTGACAAACTTTGGGTACCGACTATCAGATCAAATAATTGACATGCTTATAAGAAAGTATGATCGTGCAGGTCGAGGAACAATATACTTTGATGATTTCATACAATGCTGCATAGTACTATAT acttTGACATCTGCTTTCAGAAGATTAGACACAGATTTGGATGGTGTTATAACAATCCACTATGAACAATTTTTGGGCATGGTATTCAatcttaagatataa
- the LOC126851330 gene encoding dolichyl-phosphate beta-glucosyltransferase — protein sequence MLSLDCLLYYGISLAIFIIILFCITIYITSEQYPKIWRDESEKFFFNYQTEMREAFPSLHDPWNVHLSVIIPAYNEEQRLPAMLDECLEYLEKRAESDFTYEVIVVSDGSTDKTVNVAQNYASKYNTLRVLNLVKNRGKGGAVRLGMLSARGSALLFADADGATKFSDLKKLDESLTKVLGFDYISKPEKTALSDAIICGSRAHLEKEEIAKRSYFRLLLMHGFHFLVWLLCVKGIRDTQCGFKLLTRKSARTIFEALHVERWAFDVEMLYIARTLNIPIIEIAVNWTEIEGSKITPFWSWLQMGKDLFFIWLRYNIGAWKINKPKTV from the exons ATGTTATCACTAGACTGTCTACTCTATTACGGAATATCACtggctatatttattataattttg ttttgtataacaatatatataacaagtgAACAGTATCCCAAAATTTGGAGGGATGAAAGTGAAAAGTTCTTTTTCAACTACCAAACAGAGATGAGAGAAGCGTTCCCTTCATTACATGATCCTTGGAATGTACATCTCAGTGTCATTATACCTGCTTACAATGAAGAGCAGAGAT tacCAGCAATGTTGGATGAATGTTtggaatatttagaaaaacgtGCAGAATCTGATTTTACTTATGAAGTGATAGTAGTCAGTGATGGCAGCACAGACAAAACTGTGAACGTTGCACAGAATTATGcatcaaaatataacacattgAGAGTGTTaaatcttgttaaaaatagaGGGAAAGGTGGTGCTGTAAGACTA GGTATGCTGAGTGCAAGAGGCAGCGCTTTGTTATTTGCAGATGCTGATGGTGCTACTAAATTCAgtgatctaaaaaaattagatgagAGTTTAACAAAAGTTTTAGGAT ttgaTTATATAAGCAAACCTGAAAAAACAGCATTATCGGATGCAATAATATGTGGATCAAGAGCgcatttagaaaaagaagaaatcgcAAAGCGATCTTACTTCCGACTATTACTTATGCATGGATTCCATTTTTTAGTCTGGTTGTTGTGTGTAAAAGGCATTAGAGATACGCAGTGTGGATTTAAACTTCTAACAAGAAAATCAGCGAGGACAATATTTGAAGCATTACATGTCGAACGCTGGGCTTTTGACGTAGAAATGCTTTATATTGCACGGACGCTTAATATTCCTATAATTGAAATAGCAGTAAATTGGACCGAAATTGAAGGTTCCAAAATAACACCGTTTTGGAGTTGGTTGCAAATGggcaaagatttattttttatctggcTTAGATATAATATTGGCGCATGGAAGATAAATAAGCCCAAAACagtataa
- the LOC126851328 gene encoding GPI mannosyltransferase 1 — MRMNIIYNKVNNLSFTSHCLLAFVIRLILILYANFHDKYFTVPYTDVDYKVFTDAARHVIDQQSPFERHTYRYSPFLAWFLTPNIILYKDYGKILFSIIDILIAILIKNILARQKCNETLKHLCALLWLYNPLTLVISTRGNADSLAVYLVIITLDLLQQDKVILAGLFHGISVHFRLYPLMFSLPMFLSLCKNNRFLPNKNQWILMLSCAFSLVTLTITGYYLYGFKFLYESFLYHLMRKDVRHNFSVYFYMLYLSANQPQDIIQKLVTFLPQLLLLLTSSYYYSEKSKLPFAMFIQAIITVTYNPVVTSQYFFWFLSLLPLCLPNIKMSLCRSTCLICSWILSQAIWLLIAYMLEFQSFNSFNFLWISGLLFFAVNVKILVDIICHYNC; from the coding sequence ATGAGAATGAATATCATAtacaataaagtaaataactTGTCATTTACGTCACACTGTCTATTGGCGTTTGTTATACGATTAATCTTGATACTATATGCCAATTTTCACGACAAGTACTTCACTGTACCGTATACAGATGTGGACTATAAGGTATTTACTGATGCCGCTAGGCATGTAATAGATCAACAATCACCGTTCGAGCGTCATACTTATCGTTATTCGCCGTTTCTAGCTTGGTTCTTGACACCAAACATCATATTATACAAAGACTAtggaaagattttattttctataatagatatattgatagcaattttgattaaaaatattcttgctCGACAGAAATGTAATGAGACTCTAAAACATCTCTGTGCACTCTTGTGGCTCTACAATCCATTAACGTTAGTGATCTCAACGAGAGGTAACGCAGATTCGTTGGCTgtttatttagttataatCACATTAGATTTATTACAGCAAGATAAAGTTATACTGGCGGGATTATTTCATGGGATATCCGTGCATTTTAGATTATATCCATTGATGTTTAGTTTACCCATGTTCTTATccttatgtaaaaataatcgttTTCTGCCAAACAAGAATCAATGGATACTTATGTTGAGTTGCGCATTTTCACTTGTTACACTGACAATCACgggttattatttatacggcTTCAAATTTTTGTACGAGAGCTTTCTGTATCATTTAATGCGTAAAGACGTAAGACACAATTTTTccgtatatttttacatgcttTATTTATCTGCTAATCAACCTCAGGATATAATTCAGAAGCTCGTTACTTTTTTGCCGCAATTGTTACTATTGTTGACGTcgtcatattattattcggAAAAATCTAAGTTGCCATTCGCTATGTTCATCCAGGCGATAATCACGGTAACATATAATCCAGTGGTAACTTCTCAATATTTCTTCTGGTTTTTATCCTTGTTACCACTCTGTTTGCCAAATATCAAAATGAGTCTTTGTAGAAGCACATGCCTGATATGTTCTTGGATTTTAAGTCAGGCTATTTGGTTGTTAATTGCTTATATGCTAGAATTTCAAAGCTTTAATTCGTTCAATTTTCTTTGGATATCTGGTCTGTTATTTTTTGctgttaatgtaaaaattttagttgatATTATCTGTCACTATAATTgctga
- the LOC126851335 gene encoding programmed cell death protein 6 isoform X2: MSFVSPMPSQEFLWSVFQRVDKDRSGAISADELQQALSNGTWTPFNPETVRLMIGMFDKNQTGTVSFEEFGALWKYVTDWENCFRSFDRDNSGNIDRNELKTALTNFGYRLSDQIIDMLIRKYDRAGRGTIYFDDFIQCCIVLYTLTSAFRRLDTDLDGVITIHYEQFLGMVFNLKI, from the exons ATGTCTTTCGTCTCGCCCATGCCTAGCCAGGAATTTCTTTGGAGCGTATTCCAAAG GGTAGATAAAGACAGATCTGGTGCAATTTCTGCAGATGAATTACAACAAGCTCTCTCAAATGGTACATGGACACCATTTAATCCAGAAACTGTTCGTTTAATGATtg GTATGTTCGATAAAAACCAAACTGGTACTGTGAGTTTTGAAGAATTTGGAGCATTATGGAAATATGTTACTGACTGGGAGAATTGTTTTCGATCATTTGATCGTGATAACAGTGGCAACATTGATCGCAATGAATTAAAGACTGCTCTGACAAACTTTGGGTACCGACTATCAGATCAAATAATTGACATGCTTATAAGAAAGTATGATCGTGCAGGTCGAGGAACAATATACTTTGATGATTTCATACAATGCTGCATAGTACTATAT acttTGACATCTGCTTTCAGAAGATTAGACACAGATTTGGATGGTGTTATAACAATCCACTATGAACAATTTTTGGGCATGGTATTCAatcttaagatataa
- the LOC126851337 gene encoding MICOS complex subunit Mic10 has translation MAGAVWAEDEIGRKWDRCFTDAILKLGGGIFLGGVFSLFFFKRRRWPIITGAGFGLGMAYSNCEADINASIYQQTTRSCNKSEGNN, from the exons ATGGCCGGCGCCGTGTGGGCCGAAGACGAGATCGGACGAAAGTGGGATCGTTGCTTTACGGATGCCATTCTTAAATTAG gcgGTGGAATATTCCTTGGCGGAgtgttttctctatttttcttcaaaa gAAGGAGATGGCCCATTATAACTGGTGCTGGCTTTGGATTAGGCATGGCATATTCCAATTGTGAAGCAGATATAAATGCATCAATATATCAACAGACAACTAGGAGCTGTAATAAATCTGAAGGAAACAACTAA